The sequence GGATTGGATTTTTCTTCTGGTTCACCTGTAGCGGTGTATGGCAAATCCAATACAGATGAAGGTGTTTCAGGTATTTCAAGTGCAGCAGGCGCTTTGCAATTTTACATCGGCACGGATACAACTTGTTCTTCCGTAATAAATATTTGGGATGCAACTCACACTTATATGCAGAACGGAACGGGTTTGTACAGCAACTGTTCTACTTCGCAAAGCACTATAGTTGTTCCACATCCCGGATGCAATTCAAATAAATATTTTATTTTTCAGGTGGAAGGTTCAACGGGCGGATGCGCGCACGGATGCGGTGCGTATTATTCAGAGGTGGATATGTCGCTCAACAGCGGGCTGGGCGCGGTTACCACAAAAAATAATGCGCTGTACTCCTGCGGTTCTCCGCCTTGCGTAACCGAACAGGTAACGGCAACTCCGAATGCGAATGGAATTGATTACTGGGTTTTGATTCACGAATACAGCACAAATAATTTTCGTGTTTATCCGGTTACTTCTTCAGGAGTTGGCGCGGCAGTTGTTTTTTCAGTCGGTCCTGTTTATTTTGGTTCGGGTGGAATCATCGGATATACAAAATTCAATCTTGCGGGAACAAAAATTGCCGCAGGCGGTGGGGGTTCTCTTTACCTGTATGATTTTAATAATGCAACGGGAGTAATTTCCAATCCGCAAGACCTTGCGCTCGGCTCATCGGGTTATGGAGTTGAATTTTCTCCCAACGGAAATTATCTTTACTGCACCAATTTTTTTAACCTGAAGATTTTCCAGTACGACCTTACATCCGGCAATATTCCTGCATCCATCACGCAAGTAGATGTAGGTTCTTTTTACAACAAAGGAGCGCTTCAACTTGCTCCCGATGGAAAAATTTATGCGGCTGTTTCAGGGCAGGCATTTGTTGGCGCGATTAATTCTCCCAACTCGCTATACCCGGCAACCAATTATGTAGATAATGTAGTGCCGCTTGTTGCAGGAACTTTGGAGGGCATTGGCTTGCCGAATTTTCTTGCTTCCTATAATTCTTCGGGCGGAGGATTGTCTGCAACATCAACTGCAAATAATATTTTATGCAACGGAGGAAACGGAAGCGCCACCGCAAATGCTTCGGGAGGAAATTCTCCGTATACATATAGTTGGAATCTTACCGGGCAAACTACTTCAACTGCAACAGGACTTGCGGCAGGAAATTATACAGTAACGATTACGGATGCTGGCGGATGTTCAGCAACGGATACGGTTTCAATTTCTCAACCGACCGCACTTTCAACTACGATTACTTCAACAAATTCCTGCGGAAGTTCGGGAAGCGCAACAATAGCAGTAGCAGGAGGAAGTGGTAGTTATACATATAATTGGAATCCTACAGGACAAACTACTTCAACTGCAACCGGACTTTCTTCAGGAAATTATTCTGTGACTATTACCGATGGAAATGGATGTACAAGCACAGCGAGCGCGACAATTAATTCAGGAAATCCACCGACCGCAACTATTTCTGCAAGCAACACAACCGTTTGTTCGGGAAGTTCTGTAACGCTCACTGCAAGCGGTGGAGGAACTTATTCGTGGAGCACATCACAAACTACAACTTCAATTAGTACCACAGCAACTGCCACGGCAACTTATTCCGTTGTTGTTGATTCAAGCGGATGTACCGATACTGCTTCCATAACCATAAATGTAATTGCAACTCCCACGGCAACTATTTCTCCGAACATTTCTGTTTGTGCAGGACAAACTGTAACACTCAATGCTTCAGGCGGAAATAATTATTCATGGAATACTGGACAAACTACTTCAACAATTACTGCTACTGCCACTGCCGCTGCAACTTATTCCGTTATTGTTTCAAACGGAAATTGTTCCGACACTGCTTCAACTTCCGTTTCTATTTTATCTTCTCCATCTCCAACCATCACAGGAAATAATTTACTCTGCACCGGAGATACAACAACATTAATTGCTAACGGAGGAAATTCTTATTCGTGGAACACAGGTTCAACCTCAACTTCCATAAATGTAAATCCAACTTCAAGCACAACCTATACTTTGACTGCAACAAATTCAAGCGGATGTTCTGCGAGCATAACTGTAACCGTCACTGTTTCTCCGCCACCAATTGCTAATGCGACAAGCGCAACGGTTTGTCAGGGCACAAATGCCATCTTAACAGCAAGCGGTGGAGGAAATTATTCGTGGAGCACAGGTGCAACAACTTCTTCCATCACGACAACGACTGCTGGAAATTATTCTGTGATTGTTTCTGTTGGAACTTGTTCCGATACAGCAACCGCAAGTGTTACAGTGAATCCGAATCCAACCGCAACCGCTTCATCCAACACAACGATTACACAGGGAAACAGCGCAACGCTTACCGCAGGCGGTGGAGGAAATTATTCATGGAGTGATGGAAGCAACGGAGCAACGATTTCTGTTTCGCCTAACGCTACAACGGTTTATTGCGTTACGGTTGTAAATTCTTTTGGATGTAATGATTCCGCCTGTGTGACAGTAACCGTTGAACCGATTGACTGCTCCAACAGCGATAATTATTTTCTGCCGAATGCATTTTCACCGAATGGTGATAATGAAAATGATTTTCTCCGTATTCATCTGCAGAATATATTGTGCGTGAAAGATTTTAAACTGATTATCTATGACCGATGGGGAGAAAAGATTTTTGAATCGGTTGAAACAAACTTTCAATGGGATGGAACATACAAAAGCAAAAAGTTAGACACCGCAGTGTTTGTTTACATCCTCGAAATAAATTACAAAGACGGAAGCCAGATGAGGAAATCAGGCAATGTGACTCTGGTAAAATAAAAATTCAGAATGAATAAATCCTTACCTTTGTATTTATGAAACTAAAAGTTATAATACACGAAGACCTGCCTGCCGGCAAGGCAGGAAAGAAAAACGGCTATTGGGCAGAAGTTCCTTCCTTGCCCGGCTGTTATACGCAGGCAAATTCAATGGAAGAACTTATTTCAAATATTTATGAAGCCGTTGAAGGGTATTTGAAAGTCCGCGAAGAAGAAGCCGAAAAATCTTTCCGCAAAACAAAACACGAAAGACATGAAAAGTACCGCGTACTTAAAGTGGCAGTGTAATGAAATCGGTTAGCGGGAAACAACTCTGCAAGATTGTTGAAAAGAAGGGATGGCTCTTAAAGCGCATTAACGGAAGCCATCACATTTACAAGAAAACAGGTGTAGAACATCTCCTCGTAATTCCTGTTCACAAAAATCAGGATTTGAACCCCGGCTTACTCCGAAGTATAATGAAACTGGCAGGCATTTCAGAAAACGAATTGTAAAACTTTTATAAACATTTTCTGCAACCGCAGTGTTTGTTTACATCCTCGAAATAAATTATAAAGACGGAAGCCAGACGAGGAAAGCAGGGAATGTTAGTTTGATAAGATAAATTCTTTCCGTGTTTTTTTTAGACCCGCCATTATTCCTTTATCATGGGCTTTACAATCCGTTTCGTCCATTTACTTTCGCCCCCGATTTTAAATTCACATCACACTAAAATTCTAAACTTATTTTTTATGTCAACAAAAATCGCTACAGCAGTAATGCACTGCACCCAGCAGCAGCCCAAAAAAATTATTGAGCGCGGAATAAAAGTGCGCGATGGATTATATGCAAGCCCTCTTTACGCCACACCGCCCGTAACAAAGGCAAACTACACGCCACTGGTGGATGCAGCAGTTACAGCGCAGGGCGATGTGAAAGGAGGAGGAAAAAATGCCACCACCGCCCGCAATACGGCAACCACAGCGCTTTTTCTCACGCTCGAAAAACTGCTTTTATATGTGAACGGGCTTTACAAGGGAGACAAAGACAAACTTTCTAAATCAGGTTTCGACATAAGCAGCGAGCCCGCCCC is a genomic window of Bacteroidota bacterium containing:
- a CDS encoding type II toxin-antitoxin system HicA family toxin, producing MKSVSGKQLCKIVEKKGWLLKRINGSHHIYKKTGVEHLLVIPVHKNQDLNPGLLRSIMKLAGISENEL
- a CDS encoding fibronectin type III domain-containing protein; the protein is MSTKIATAVMHCTQQQPKKIIERGIKVRDGLYASPLYATPPVTKANYTPLVDAAVTAQGDVKGGGKNATTARNTATTALFLTLEKLLLYVNGLYKGDKDKLSKSGFDISSEPAPHGIPDAPVIKKIENGDTPHSAKIFLAKTTSPLDTQKESVNFIVQMSDDDSADENFKTVLQTKNQHKLVIANLTRGKEEFFRVAKANAKGQSDWSNTVSFIPQ
- a CDS encoding gliding motility-associated C-terminal domain-containing protein, producing MKYKFLFSFFVYCLLPTADCFSQPQHNFWYFGRHAGLDFSSGSPVAVYGKSNTDEGVSGISSAAGALQFYIGTDTTCSSVINIWDATHTYMQNGTGLYSNCSTSQSTIVVPHPGCNSNKYFIFQVEGSTGGCAHGCGAYYSEVDMSLNSGLGAVTTKNNALYSCGSPPCVTEQVTATPNANGIDYWVLIHEYSTNNFRVYPVTSSGVGAAVVFSVGPVYFGSGGIIGYTKFNLAGTKIAAGGGGSLYLYDFNNATGVISNPQDLALGSSGYGVEFSPNGNYLYCTNFFNLKIFQYDLTSGNIPASITQVDVGSFYNKGALQLAPDGKIYAAVSGQAFVGAINSPNSLYPATNYVDNVVPLVAGTLEGIGLPNFLASYNSSGGGLSATSTANNILCNGGNGSATANASGGNSPYTYSWNLTGQTTSTATGLAAGNYTVTITDAGGCSATDTVSISQPTALSTTITSTNSCGSSGSATIAVAGGSGSYTYNWNPTGQTTSTATGLSSGNYSVTITDGNGCTSTASATINSGNPPTATISASNTTVCSGSSVTLTASGGGTYSWSTSQTTTSISTTATATATYSVVVDSSGCTDTASITINVIATPTATISPNISVCAGQTVTLNASGGNNYSWNTGQTTSTITATATAAATYSVIVSNGNCSDTASTSVSILSSPSPTITGNNLLCTGDTTTLIANGGNSYSWNTGSTSTSINVNPTSSTTYTLTATNSSGCSASITVTVTVSPPPIANATSATVCQGTNAILTASGGGNYSWSTGATTSSITTTTAGNYSVIVSVGTCSDTATASVTVNPNPTATASSNTTITQGNSATLTAGGGGNYSWSDGSNGATISVSPNATTVYCVTVVNSFGCNDSACVTVTVEPIDCSNSDNYFLPNAFSPNGDNENDFLRIHLQNILCVKDFKLIIYDRWGEKIFESVETNFQWDGTYKSKKLDTAVFVYILEINYKDGSQMRKSGNVTLVK
- a CDS encoding type II toxin-antitoxin system HicB family antitoxin — translated: MKLKVIIHEDLPAGKAGKKNGYWAEVPSLPGCYTQANSMEELISNIYEAVEGYLKVREEEAEKSFRKTKHERHEKYRVLKVAV